The sequence below is a genomic window from Lentimicrobium sp. L6.
CTCTTAAATTAGGACTAGATCAATTATTATTAAACGTAAAGCTGAATCAAGACAGTGCCTTTTTTAATATCAATTGGTATAATTTAAATACAGAAGCATTGAATAAGGGTAAAATTAATGGTTTAGCTGCTTTGAAAAATACGGATAAAATTGATGTTTTTCTAGAAAATGCAGATATGGTGATTTATGATTCAGTTTGGAGTACCACCAATAATGGTCATTTGACATTGATTGATAATGATTTGGTATTCGATAGCTTAGAGTTTCGGTCTGCCCACCAAAGCGTATTAATAAATGGTGCTATCTCTGATACCCTAGATGAGAGCTTTTTAATGCAATTTAAGAACTTTAATATTTCTACTCTTAATATTCTCACCGCTCAAGCAGGACTCGCATTTAAAGGCTTTTTAACGGGAAGCTTCGAATTGATAGATGTTTATAATAATATCAATTTCTTAGCCAACTTGAAATTAGTCGACTTTACTTTAAACGAGGAGCATTTAGGAGATGCTGAAATCAAATCTACGTGGAATACAGATCGATCTGTGTTTTTAAATATCAACTTGGAAAAGCAAGGTAGCAAAGGAAGTTTTAAGCCTCTTTATCTAGAAGGTTTCTATTATCCAGAAGAGATAGATAATCAGATAGATATGGATGTGTCTGTTCATAACCTTAGCATTAATTTTCTAAATCCTTTTTTAAAAGAATTTGTATCTGATTTGGAAGGAAGAGCTACTGGTGAAATTAGGTTGAAAGGAAATTTTTTAAAACCAAACTTATCTGGACGTTTAGATTTAGCACGTACTCAATTTAGAATCAAATACCTAAATACTTTGTACTCATTATCCGGAACTTTGAATTTGGACAATGAAATGCTAGGCTTTAACGAAGTGGTTTTATTTGATACGGTGGGTAATAAGGCAGTATTACAAGGCGGACTAAGTCATGAACGGCTTCGTAATTTTGGAGTTAATTTAAAAGTGAAGCCTATCAATTTTGTGGCATTAAACACTTCAAAAGGAATGAATGAGTTGTTTTATGGAAAAGCTATAGTGGATGGTGAAATTGCCATAAGTGGACCATTCGACAATGTATTTTTAGATATAGATGCTACCTCAAAAAACGGAACCAATATCAGTATTCCTATAAATACATCTCTTGGCGTTTCTGATAATAGCTTTATTGTTTTCAAAAATAGTAAAGATACCACAGAGGCCCAAAATGCAAAACAATTTAAGCCAAAGTTGTCATCATTTTCTTTGAATATGGATTTATCTATTACTCCGGAGGCTAATGTGAATATTTCACTTCCTTCACAGTTGGGCCTCATACAGGCTCAAGGTTCTGGCGATTTAAACATGAACCTTTCTAGAACTGGAAATTTTAGAATGTCAGGTGATTATAGAGTGTCGAATGGGGTATTCTTCTTTAAAATTCGAAACTTGTTGAATCGTAGATTTGTACTCAATGAAGGAGGAACCATTAGCTGGACTGGTGACCCATATAATGGTACCTTGGGGATGACCGCAAAATATACGGTAAAAACTAGCCTAAATAGTTTGGGCTTAGATCAAGATTCCTCCTATAGAAATAGAGTTCCTGTGGATTGTATGATTGGGCTTACTGGTCCTATTATGAATCCAAATGTGAAATTTAGGTTCGACCTTCCGAATTCTACTGAGGAAGTAAAACAATATGTTTTTACTAAGATTGACACAACGAATCCTTCTGAAATGTCACAGCAGATGCTGTCGCTTTTAGTACTCAATACTTTTAGTTTTACAACTGGAACTGGGAATAGTGATTTAGCCAATACTGTAGGTGGGACATCCTTGCAAATTGTTGCTAATCAGGTAAGTAACTGGTTGTCGCAAATTAGTAAAGATGTGGACATTGGTATTAATTATCGGCCTGGAGGGGATTTGACCAATGAAGAAGTAGAAGTTGCATTAAGTACGCAGTTATTTGATGAACGCGTAACTATAGATGGGAATTTTGGCTATCAGAATGTGCAGGATAATCCCAATACAGCAAATACTTCCAGTATAGT
It includes:
- a CDS encoding translocation/assembly module TamB domain-containing protein, with product LKLGLDQLLLNVKLNQDSAFFNINWYNLNTEALNKGKINGLAALKNTDKIDVFLENADMVIYDSVWSTTNNGHLTLIDNDLVFDSLEFRSAHQSVLINGAISDTLDESFLMQFKNFNISTLNILTAQAGLAFKGFLTGSFELIDVYNNINFLANLKLVDFTLNEEHLGDAEIKSTWNTDRSVFLNINLEKQGSKGSFKPLYLEGFYYPEEIDNQIDMDVSVHNLSINFLNPFLKEFVSDLEGRATGEIRLKGNFLKPNLSGRLDLARTQFRIKYLNTLYSLSGTLNLDNEMLGFNEVVLFDTVGNKAVLQGGLSHERLRNFGVNLKVKPINFVALNTSKGMNELFYGKAIVDGEIAISGPFDNVFLDIDATSKNGTNISIPINTSLGVSDNSFIVFKNSKDTTEAQNAKQFKPKLSSFSLNMDLSITPEANVNISLPSQLGLIQAQGSGDLNMNLSRTGNFRMSGDYRVSNGVFFFKIRNLLNRRFVLNEGGTISWTGDPYNGTLGMTAKYTVKTSLNSLGLDQDSSYRNRVPVDCMIGLTGPIMNPNVKFRFDLPNSTEEVKQYVFTKIDTTNPSEMSQQMLSLLVLNTFSFTTGTGNSDLANTVGGTSLQIVANQVSNWLSQISKDVDIGINYRPGGDLTNEEVEVALSTQLFDERVTIDGNFGYQNVQDNPNTANTSSIVGDINVEVKITKDGRLRLKAFNRTNTVDLLDNTSPYTQGVGIFYRKEFNNLEELFQNQKRRERKKQEEEKNKAELNAVKNEEDGVKETPQ